One genomic window of Myxococcus virescens includes the following:
- a CDS encoding TolC family protein: MHRPRHAITVPLCAWLALTASSASGQQPATEEGAPVASESTKGAPASPSSQPPPAEALSTEGGPLTLEQAVQLAAKRNEVALAAEQQSEAARARLARARAFFFPELTGTGTYTRRLNEVTREVGGQTVVIQRNNAFNANFVASLPLFDARGIFLYRAARRDGDAAELEAVEARRQIGFEAANAFLATLAQEQVYRAAEQRLAFARQSLQDASARAKAGLASSNDVTRAELEAASAEVQMSNARNAAQTTRLELGFLLVSSVKGTLASPDALLSDASRPLQAHASLADGALDRRPDILAARLRVDALEESAKEPLARLLPTLGASATYRLTNEAGLAGRTGDGFLGVNLIWNFFDGGERYAERRERVALARAAELQVQATTRRVDVDIEQARVALENAQAALAQSDLAVRTARQNAEEQGILYRQGLSTALTVADASLRQFEAEVAYAQSRFALGVALLGLRAAVGLDPLGKEP, from the coding sequence ATGCATAGACCCCGTCACGCCATCACCGTGCCCCTCTGCGCCTGGCTCGCCCTGACCGCGTCCAGTGCTTCGGGGCAGCAGCCCGCGACCGAGGAGGGCGCACCTGTCGCCTCCGAATCCACGAAGGGTGCCCCCGCAAGTCCTTCGTCCCAGCCTCCGCCCGCGGAAGCCCTGTCCACGGAAGGTGGTCCGCTGACGCTGGAACAGGCGGTGCAACTTGCCGCGAAGCGTAACGAGGTGGCGCTGGCCGCCGAGCAGCAGTCGGAGGCCGCCCGGGCCCGGCTGGCTCGGGCCCGGGCCTTCTTCTTTCCAGAGCTGACGGGAACGGGCACCTACACCCGGCGTCTGAACGAGGTGACGCGCGAAGTGGGTGGCCAGACGGTGGTCATCCAGCGCAACAACGCCTTCAACGCCAACTTCGTCGCCTCCCTGCCGCTGTTCGACGCGCGCGGCATCTTCCTGTACCGCGCGGCGCGGAGGGACGGCGACGCGGCGGAACTGGAGGCCGTGGAGGCGCGCCGGCAGATTGGCTTCGAGGCCGCCAACGCCTTCCTCGCGACCCTGGCCCAGGAGCAGGTGTACCGCGCCGCCGAGCAGCGCCTCGCGTTCGCACGCCAGTCACTTCAGGACGCGTCGGCCCGCGCCAAGGCGGGTCTGGCCAGCAGCAACGATGTGACGCGCGCGGAGCTAGAGGCGGCCAGCGCCGAGGTGCAGATGTCCAACGCGCGCAACGCCGCGCAGACCACGCGCCTGGAGCTGGGCTTCCTGCTGGTGTCTTCGGTCAAGGGCACCCTGGCCTCACCGGACGCGCTGCTGTCGGACGCCAGCCGGCCGCTACAGGCCCACGCCTCCCTGGCGGATGGGGCCCTGGACCGCCGGCCGGACATCCTGGCCGCGCGGCTGCGGGTGGACGCGCTGGAGGAGAGCGCCAAGGAGCCGCTCGCCCGGCTGCTGCCCACGCTGGGCGCATCCGCCACCTACCGCCTCACGAACGAGGCCGGACTCGCGGGCCGCACGGGTGACGGCTTCCTGGGCGTCAACCTCATCTGGAACTTCTTCGACGGCGGCGAGCGCTATGCCGAACGCCGGGAGCGCGTGGCCCTGGCGAGGGCGGCGGAGCTCCAGGTCCAGGCCACCACGCGCCGGGTGGACGTGGACATCGAGCAGGCGAGGGTGGCGCTGGAGAATGCCCAGGCCGCCCTGGCACAGAGCGACCTGGCGGTCCGCACGGCCCGGCAGAACGCGGAGGAGCAGGGGATTCTCTACCGTCAGGGCTTGTCCACGGCGCTGACGGTGGCGGACGCCTCGCTGCGGCAGTTCGAGGCGGAGGTGGCGTATGCCCAGAGCCGGTTCGCGCTGGGCGTGGCGCTGCTGGGGCTGCGGGCGGCAGTCGGACTCGACCCATTGGGGAAGGAACCGTGA